CGCGCTGGCCTATTCCTCCAACACCGCTTTCGCGCAGCTCGGCGTGACACTGGGCGCACAGACCATTCAGGACACGGCCAAGAAGTTCGGTTTCGGTTCCTCGATCCGTATCGACGGCTCCAATTCGACCGGGGAGCCGATGCAGGCCATCGCTTCGAAATTCCCGGACAATCCTGCCCCGGACCGCCTCGCGCTGGCTTCCATCGGACAAGGCGACACCCAGGAGACGCCCTTGCAGAACGCGATGATCGCCTCGGCCATCGCCAACGGCGGAACGCTGATGCGTCCGACGCTGGTCGACCGTGTGCGTTCCAGCGATCTGACGGTCATCTCGAACACCAACCCGAGCGTGATGAGCCAGCCGATGAGCAAGGACACGGCCAATAAACTGACCGAAATGATGAAGGCCGTCATCACCAAGGAGAACCCGAATCTTGCGATTCCCGGCGTATCGATCGCAGCCAAAACCGGCACCGCGCAAATCGGTGTGGGCAACCAGAGCAACGATGGTTGGATCATGGGCTTCGCACCCGCAGACGACCCGAAAATCGCGGTCGCCGTGGTCGTTCATAATACAGATAGGGCAGGCAGTGATGCGGCCGGACCAATCATGAAGGCGATAATGAGGGAGGCACTGGGCAAATGAAGCTCGTTGAAGGTCAACTGATTCACAACCGGTACCGCCTTGATCACCGGCTCGCGCAAGGCGGGATGGGTGAGGTCTGGAAAGGCTATGACATCCAGCTCGGACGCGTGGTCGCCATCAAAGCGCTGCGTGGAGACCTGACCGACGTGGAGGCGAAGCGGCGCAGATTGCGTATCGAAGCCCACAATTCCGCCGATCTGGCCCATCCGAATATCGCCGCATTGTTCGATTACTATGAGCACGACGGCATTGGCTTTTTGATCATGGAGTTCGTCGACAGCGAGTCGCTGGCCGACCTGTACCACGAAAAGGGCGCGATGGATCCGCTGGAATTGCTGCCGATTCTGGTGCAGGTCGCCCGTGGGCTCTACGTCGCGCACTCCCATGGCGTCATCCATCGTGATGTGAAACCCGCCAATATCATGGTCTCCAAGGACGGGCAGGTCAAGATCACCGATTTCGGCGTCTCCTATTCCACCAATCAGGCGCAAATCACGCAGGATGGCATGGTCGTCGGCACGGCGCAATACATTTCGCCCGAGCAGGCCCAGGGCAAGAAGGCCACCCCTCAGTCCGACATCTATTCGCTGGGAGTGGTGGCGTACGAAGGCTTGTGCGGGCAGCGCCCGTTCACCGGTGCCACGCCGGTGGATATCGCCGCCGCACATGTCAACGACGCCGTCCCGCCTCTGCCGGACACGGTAGACGTGCAACTGGGGCAGTTCGTGATGTCGATGCTTGCCAAAGACCCACTCGACCGACCGAAGGACGCACTGGTGGTCTCCCGCACGCTTTCGCATATCGAGCGTCGGCTTTTCGATCAGGAAGCAACGCTGAACGAGACCACTATGGTCTCCCGCGACGGGCGTATCGCGCGACGCGTGGTCAGCGCCCCATATTCTCCCGACGGTTCGGTGGCAATCAGGCCAGCCGTCACGCCGCTACACACGGTAACGACCATCGAAAACAGCAGAAGCGAGGGCCGCGTTGTCGAGAGCAGTCTTGCCGACAACGACATAGATGACTCCACTTTGGGCAGCGAAACCCGCAATGTCGTCGTCAACAGCCTTGCAAGCTCTGACGAAAACCACAAAGCCGGGCCGCAGGCCGTATCGCAAAGCGATGACGCGGAGCAGGTCGGGAGCGCCACTTCCGACAGCTCCGCCGAAAACACCTCCGCTGCGACTATGGACACTGGCGACGCAATCGACTCGACCGAGCATAATTTGTCGAATGAAACCGGCAACGGCACGCAAGCCGAGGCAAACGAATACGACACCATTGCGAATAACGAGTTTTCGCCGGCCGCCCAGGCTGCCATTCAGACGATGACCCAGACACTGCGTGCGATCACGGACTATCAGATTCCCGCCATACAGACGCTCGGCAGTCAATCCGTTGACGACAAACCGCCTCAATCGCCTCCGCGTTCTATGAGCGCAAACACCGATTCGGCAAAGACCACTGGTGCCACGCTAGATGCGAACGCGAGCGCCGTCGACAAACCGATTCCTTTACCTGTAATTCCACCCATCAATATCATGAACCCCGGCAGCGAAACCGCACAGCAAATCGCCGCCGCAGATTCGTCAAACCCCTCTTCAGAAGCTGCCGAAACCAACATTCCGGTCACTCAAGTCAACGACCAGGCAGCGAATACTGAAAACCGGAAGGAGCAGCAATGAGCACCAATATGCCAACTTCACTGGCAAATGGCCGTTATCAGCTGGGACAATTAATCGGACGCGGCGGCATGGCCGAGGTCCATATCGCCCAAGACACCCGCCTGGGACGCGTCGTCGCAGTAAAAATCATGCGCTCCGACCTCGCCAACGATGATATCTTCCTGCGCCGCTTCGCCCGAGAGGCGCACTCCGTCGCCCAGATGAACAACGTCAACATCGTCAACATCTACGATTCCGGTGAAGAGGCCATCACCACCGAAGACGGCAACACCGAACGCGTGCCGTATATCGTCATGGAATATGTCAAGGGCCAGACCCTGCGCGACATCATCAAGGCGAACGGGCCGCTGAGCCAGCGCGACGCCGAGCAGGTGATGCTGGGAGTTCTCAACGCTCTTGACTATTCGCACCGGATGGGCATCATCCACCGCGATATCAAGCCCGGCAACATCATGATCAGCGAGCAGGGCATGGTCAAGGTCATGGACTTCGGCATCGCTCGCGCGCTCGACGATTCCGTGGCCACCATGACCCAGTCGCAGGGCGTGGTCGGCACCGCGCAGTACCTCTCTCCTGAGCAGGCACGCGGCGAGGCCGTCGACATGCGTTCCGACCTCTATTCCGCCGGTTGCGTGCTCTACGAAATGCTGACCGGACGTGCGCCTTTCACGGGCGATTCGGCCGTGGCCATCGCCTATCAGCACGTCTCGGAGGTCGCCACCCCGCCCAGCGCCATCGTGCCCGGCCTGCCCAAGATGTGGGATCAGATCTGCGCCAAGGCGATGGCCAAGGACCGGCAGAACCGCTACGCGACGGCCGCCGAGTTCCGCAACGATATTCTGACCTACATGAACGGCGGCATCCCGGTCGCCGCGGCGTTCAACCCGCTCACCGACCTCGCCAACATGAAGGAACGCAAGCAGGCCGAGCAGACCGCCGCCACCGAGGCGATGAACCCCGTTGAGACCACGGCCACGCAGGCTTTCGACCCGCTTACGGGCACGTACGGCAATCCTGCCGCCGCGCAGCTGGCGCCGAACACCGGTACCGCTCTCAAGTCGCGTGCCGAGAAAGCCGCGGAAGAGAAGGCGAAAAAGAAAAAGAAGATCATCATCGGCTCGGTCATCGGTGCCGTTGTCGCCATCCTCGCCATCGTGGGAATCATCTACGGCGTCACCCACATGAAGAAGGCGGAAATGGTCACCGTCCCCACCTTCAATTCCACCACCACCCAGGCCCGGGCCGAAGAACAGCTCGACGAAGTGGGGCTGAAGATGAAGGTCGAGCAGGATACCGATTCGAGCGAGCCTAAAGGTACGTTTACCAAGCAGAATCCTGCGGGCAACGCCAAGGCTCCCAAGGGATCGACCGTCAAGGTCTGGTTCTCGACCGGCCCGCAGTCGGGTCAGGTGCCCGACGTCAAGGGCAAATCGGTGGAAAGCGCCAGGGCCATACTCAAAAAGGCCGGTTTCAAAGTGTCTCCCGCCACCCAGACCGAAGACAGCTCGGACGTGGCCCAAGGCATGGTCACGCGCACCGACCCCGCCGCCGGCTCGGCCACCGACAAGGGCACGTCGTTGATGCTATACATCTCCTCCGGCATGGCCAAAGTGCCTGACGTCACCGGCCAGCAGCAGGATCAGGCCCTGAACCAGCTCAAGGCATTCACCGTCGTCGTTCAGCAGGAGACATCGGATAATGTGAACCAAGGCCTCGTCACCCGCACCGACCCCGCCGCCGGCTCCAGCCTTGCGCAGAGGGGCAATATCACCGTCTATGTTTCCTCCGGCAAGCCGAAGGTGACGGTGCCCAACGTCGATACCAGCGGCAAATCGACGGTCGCCCAAGTGAGAAGCGCTCTCATGGCTGCAGGTTTTAAGGTCAATCCCGAGACAGGCAACGACAACCTGATGGTAATCGGCATTTCCCCGACCGCAGGCTCGCAAGCCACCAAGGGCGACACCATCACCCTGAGCACGCAGGCACCTGCCCAACAACCGAATCCCGGTACCGATGATTCGAGTAATCCCGGCGGTAGTGCCGTCAAGCCATAATATTCACCGCTTTGGCTGAAACTGGTAACTTCGCAGCGCCAATCAAACTCCAGCTTCAGATGCCAGTAACTAGCGGTAGCCGACAATCGCTGGTTCAGTCCGTAATGATCCGGTGGTGGGTTCTTGCCCGCCACCGGATCATTACGTTACGCCGCCTCATAAGAAGCAGCGCGGTTCAGCCATCCGTCTTATAGGATCGCTACCGCATGCACTCGGCGCCATAAGGCACGGATTGCCCCATGATAACAGCGCCATCAAGGCAATATCGAGATTCCTATACCGAAATCAAGAAGCCCCGAGAGAATCAGGCAATCCGACATCGCCATCATATGCGCGATTGGTCGGTGAAAGTCATCGCGCCCCGAGCATTGCCCGGGTCATTCAGGCTTCGTCTCATGGGCTTTACCGGTAGAGCGTTTCATGGTTATCGTCCTCATTCTCCGATTGATCGGTGCAGGTTGTGGCTTCGACTGGTAACCCGCGCAGATTTTTCTCGTGAAAGAAGATGCCTGCCCCAAGCTACTTGCCGTCAATCCACGTCACGATGATGCTTGCGCCATTGGCTGCGAGACGGGATGGCTCCCAACGGCGGAAGGCCACGGTTATCGAGGCCTCTGAAGAGGGGAACGCGACGAGGCACGACAGACCCATCGTAATGCAGCGGCATCGGAACGAGCACTCGGTAATTACGCCTCAGCACCCACGCCAGACCGAGCAACAGCACCACTGCAGCGACAACCGCCCCAATCAGCTCACCATCCTTCTTGCTGCCGATCTGTGGCACTTCCTGCGGAATCCTGGCACGCTCGCCGGTGATCACGAGCCGCTGGGTGTTGACGCCATAAGGCGTACAGGTCATCAATGTCACCAGATCCTTGCCGGGCACGACTTTATAGAAGCGCGTGTCTTCCGGCTCGATGACATGAATCGCCTTGACCTTATAGCCCATCGTTCGGTTCAACGTCTGTATATAGAACGCGTCCCCGATATCCAGCTGGTCGAGACGCGTGAACAGCACGGCGTTGGCAAAACCCCGGTGACCGGTGAGCACGCTGTTGCTCGATCTGCCGCCTACCGGCAGGCTCGTACCATACAGATGGCCTACGCCCGAGGCAAGCGTATCCGGTGACGTGCCGTGATAGATCGGCAGACGTATGGAAACCTTGGGGACGCGGATCGTGCCCATCACCCCGTTGCCGCCATCGAGCAATGACTGATATTCCTTGTCTTGAGCCGATCCGCTGTTGTCGTCGCTGCTGTTCGACTTGGCGAAAGGATCGCGGACCTCCCCGAGCCGGAATTGGCCGGACGCAGCGATTTTCCGGTTATACGCCTGCACCGCATGATAGCTCCGAGCCACTTGCCCTTGTGGCCATTTTGCCATTGACTGCGTTGCTTTGACCGCCATGTTGGCTTCTCGCTGGGCACTGAAGCCCCAGTTGATCGGAGCCCACAGAATCAGCGCCACGGTCAGGAGCACAAAGAAATCATGGACGATTTCAATGAAAATGCGATAGGCATAGTGTCCAAGCCTCTTCTGCGGCCGTACGACCTGCGCGAAAGGCATCGATCCCAAAAACTGCTCGGTGCCGGAAGACGCCGAACGCAACTTTGCGGAAAACGCCTTATGCTTCATCGACCCGACCCATCGCTACTCAATGCCATCGTTGCCAGTCTACACATGATAATTGATTGCACGTTATTCTCACTTGTCATTCGCGCCATGGGCCTTCGTCGAGCCGATACGTTGGGATTCGCCGCGTTCCGCCTCATACAATGTATGAGTCCGGCTCGATTGGTGTGCATACCGAGAAACCCCAAATACAGTAGCGGTCAGATTCGGAATCTCTTCTGAATCTGACCGCTACCCGTTGTCAACAACAGAAACTTCAGTCATCGAACATCGCTGGATATCGCGTTATGCTATAAGCCAGCAACGTTCAACTCTTCGATAACAGCTCAGCCGCGATTCGCGCTACGACGGCGAAGCACTGCCGTGCCGCCCGCGATGCATCCGGAGATGACGATCAAGGCAGCCAGCAGCACGATGCCCACGCCACCGGTCAGCGGCAACTGCGTGATTGAATTCGCATTCTTCACCGTGAGGATGCCATTCCAGCGATCACCAGTGTTCTGCGTGATTGAATTCTTAGCCACCAAACCCAGCGTACCCTCGGTGTTGGTGAAGTAAGCGTTATCCGTATGAGCATTGGCTTCAACCTCAGCTGTACCCTCGACGTTCTTCTTAATGGTCACGTTGAACGAGGTCTTGATGTAACCGCTTGCGGCAGCTGTCTGATCAAACGCATAGGTTCCAGCGGGCAGGCCATCGACTTTCAGCTCTCCGTCATTCAACGCTTCCGCGGTCCCCTTGGTCGCCAATTCGTCCTTAGTTCCCGTATTGTAGGTGTAGAAGCCGTCACTGCCGCCAAACTTCAATGCGTCACCGGTCTTCTTGCCGCTTTCGTCGGTCTTGTACACCGAGAACTTGCCTCCGGTCAATCCCGTGCTATCATCGGATGCCTTGACGTTCTTCAACGTCACGGAGTACATGGCGAGGTCAGTCTCCTCAGCGTTGACCGTGCCCGTAGACGTGCTGCTTGAAGAATCATTCGAATACTCGAGAGACGCCTTGTTGCTCTGCTTCTGCCAGGTCGCGTCAGTCACCTTGGCAAGCGTCGCCGTATAGGTGATGGTGATGGGAGCTCCGACCGTATAGTCCTTTAACGTCTTGTACGGGAAAACAATCGTCATCGGAGTCGTCGTCGTAGAAGCGGTTATGGTCTGTTCAGAGGTCTTATCGGCTCTGCCGACCGCAACGTTGATAGAGCTTGCGTCATAGGCCAGACCAGCGCTCGGCGTATCGGTGATCTTGAAATTATAGGAATCGAAGCCGGTGGTATTCGGCACTTCGGTGGTCAGCGTGAACTCGATCTGATCGCCGATCTTGGCCTTGTCCAGATTTTCCTGACGATCAGAGCCGGTCAGAGATGTACCGTTGAACTTCGACGCAACCTTCGTGAGCGTCGGCGTCTGGTCCTTCATGTCGACCTTGCCCAAGTCGGTCGAACCCAGCTTAGCGTAAGTATCAATAGTAGTACCGACCAGCATCGGGATTGACGCGGTTTCATGTGCAGCACTAGAGGTCATCGTGTCTCGAATGACGTAAATGCCGACAGGCAGATCAGAGAATGTGGCGGCCTTGGCAGTTACCGCCGGACTCACAGCGTCGGAGAAATCAAGCGCAGCAGTCGAGCTGTCGCCCTTCACCAACGCAGTGACGAACGTACGAATCGTACCAGCATGAGGGGCAGGCGATTCACTGGCAAAAAGGTTTTTCGCAACCCAGCTCATCGGATTGTCGGCCGCACCGTCCGTAGTCGGTGCGACACCGTCATTCGCAACCTTCGCCGCGGCTTTGATCTGGTCCTTCAAAGCGGAAGGGGTGCCGACGGAGACTCCGCTTAACGTATTCGTGGCATTGCTCGACGCGTGCGTATAAGTACCAATCCGCACGGCCTCGAGCGTATGCCCGGCCGGCACATTGTTCACAATAATCTTGCCGTTATCCGCGTTGACAGGGACATCCGTTTCCGCTGCATTCGCGCTGCCGATTCCTACAACACCCGCAGCAAGTAACGTCGCAGCCGAAAGAAGTATGGCCGCTGCGTTGCGTACCCTATTTCTCATCATCATTGAATCCTTTTCTGATTATTAATAACCAAACTTAATATACGAGTATAACAAAAGGCTCGTATCATGAGCTTCTCGGCAACTTTTGCCATTCCAATTCATGCACATCTCAAGTTTTTGTCGAACGCCATGACGCTTTCCACAGGACAGCACAGTGTCACCGTGTTCCAAATCGTTGCGTTTCGGATAGACGCGCTCAGCGCTCACCGGCATCAAAGTTACATGCGTGTAGTTTTCCACAAATGTGGAAAAACATGTGGACAACTTGGGCATAACCAGTGAATTACTGGAGGAAAAGTCACCGACTTATTCACATGCCTATTCCAAAATCCCGAAATTCCAACGTTTTTTAATTGTGTATATTGTGGATAACCGATCATGCACAACGGCACTCTTGTTATGCAACCCTATGTGTACAACTCTCAATTTATCCACACTTATCCACAATCTTTTGCACCTTGCTGTGGATAAGTCGGCCCAACCATAGGGCCATGGACCTGCGGAACCGCCTCGCCGTCATACCGGATCGATGCCAACTGTGCACATAACAAAAGCCCGATGACGCAACCAACGTCATCGGGCTGTATACCGCGAGCGCCTAGC
The window above is part of the Bifidobacterium sp. ESL0704 genome. Proteins encoded here:
- the pknB gene encoding Stk1 family PASTA domain-containing Ser/Thr kinase, with the translated sequence MSTNMPTSLANGRYQLGQLIGRGGMAEVHIAQDTRLGRVVAVKIMRSDLANDDIFLRRFAREAHSVAQMNNVNIVNIYDSGEEAITTEDGNTERVPYIVMEYVKGQTLRDIIKANGPLSQRDAEQVMLGVLNALDYSHRMGIIHRDIKPGNIMISEQGMVKVMDFGIARALDDSVATMTQSQGVVGTAQYLSPEQARGEAVDMRSDLYSAGCVLYEMLTGRAPFTGDSAVAIAYQHVSEVATPPSAIVPGLPKMWDQICAKAMAKDRQNRYATAAEFRNDILTYMNGGIPVAAAFNPLTDLANMKERKQAEQTAATEAMNPVETTATQAFDPLTGTYGNPAAAQLAPNTGTALKSRAEKAAEEKAKKKKKIIIGSVIGAVVAILAIVGIIYGVTHMKKAEMVTVPTFNSTTTQARAEEQLDEVGLKMKVEQDTDSSEPKGTFTKQNPAGNAKAPKGSTVKVWFSTGPQSGQVPDVKGKSVESARAILKKAGFKVSPATQTEDSSDVAQGMVTRTDPAAGSATDKGTSLMLYISSGMAKVPDVTGQQQDQALNQLKAFTVVVQQETSDNVNQGLVTRTDPAAGSSLAQRGNITVYVSSGKPKVTVPNVDTSGKSTVAQVRSALMAAGFKVNPETGNDNLMVIGISPTAGSQATKGDTITLSTQAPAQQPNPGTDDSSNPGGSAVKP
- a CDS encoding class C sortase, whose product is MKHKAFSAKLRSASSGTEQFLGSMPFAQVVRPQKRLGHYAYRIFIEIVHDFFVLLTVALILWAPINWGFSAQREANMAVKATQSMAKWPQGQVARSYHAVQAYNRKIAASGQFRLGEVRDPFAKSNSSDDNSGSAQDKEYQSLLDGGNGVMGTIRVPKVSIRLPIYHGTSPDTLASGVGHLYGTSLPVGGRSSNSVLTGHRGFANAVLFTRLDQLDIGDAFYIQTLNRTMGYKVKAIHVIEPEDTRFYKVVPGKDLVTLMTCTPYGVNTQRLVITGERARIPQEVPQIGSKKDGELIGAVVAAVVLLLGLAWVLRRNYRVLVPMPLHYDGSVVPRRVPLFRGLDNRGLPPLGAIPSRSQWRKHHRDVD
- a CDS encoding isopeptide-forming domain-containing fimbrial protein, translated to MMRNRVRNAAAILLSAATLLAAGVVGIGSANAAETDVPVNADNGKIIVNNVPAGHTLEAVRIGTYTHASSNATNTLSGVSVGTPSALKDQIKAAAKVANDGVAPTTDGAADNPMSWVAKNLFASESPAPHAGTIRTFVTALVKGDSSTAALDFSDAVSPAVTAKAATFSDLPVGIYVIRDTMTSSAAHETASIPMLVGTTIDTYAKLGSTDLGKVDMKDQTPTLTKVASKFNGTSLTGSDRQENLDKAKIGDQIEFTLTTEVPNTTGFDSYNFKITDTPSAGLAYDASSINVAVGRADKTSEQTITASTTTTPMTIVFPYKTLKDYTVGAPITITYTATLAKVTDATWQKQSNKASLEYSNDSSSSTSTGTVNAEETDLAMYSVTLKNVKASDDSTGLTGGKFSVYKTDESGKKTGDALKFGGSDGFYTYNTGTKDELATKGTAEALNDGELKVDGLPAGTYAFDQTAAASGYIKTSFNVTIKKNVEGTAEVEANAHTDNAYFTNTEGTLGLVAKNSITQNTGDRWNGILTVKNANSITQLPLTGGVGIVLLAALIVISGCIAGGTAVLRRRSANRG